One segment of Tolypothrix sp. NIES-4075 DNA contains the following:
- a CDS encoding SAM-dependent methyltransferase — translation MTTVEFLASLKSSGIKIWIEDEQLRYRAPKGVMTSNLKQELMERKIEIITFIKQAKDAIGDKTLGNDVVPQKNVECEKPSQIELWPSLAEFFVYDDFLYYVLTNDQRRNDSYKVAINRLVKDKVVVDIGTGKDAILARFCAEANARKVYAIEMSEKFYNSAKACIEKLGLSDKITLILGDATKVNLPELADVCVSEIVGSIGGVEGAAVILNNARRLLKEDGVMIPSRSVNKIAGVSLPNEFLQNPHFTEIPAYYTRKIFEQVGYPFDLRLCLRHFSKSSIISTSSIFEDLNFAGIVEPEYSHKGNLTILKDSRLDGFVVWLNLHTIEGEVIDVLEHEYCWLPVYLPVFSPGIQVYEGDKIEIICSSWLCDNNLNPDYQIEGTVIKKTGEEIPFKYHSYHYKQLFKQTPFYEKVFSQYAVDSQISNSIVTAAH, via the coding sequence ATGACAACAGTTGAATTTTTAGCTTCACTCAAAAGTTCAGGCATCAAAATCTGGATTGAAGATGAGCAACTACGTTATCGCGCTCCCAAAGGAGTAATGACATCAAATCTGAAACAGGAATTGATGGAACGGAAAATAGAAATAATTACATTTATAAAACAAGCAAAAGATGCGATCGGCGACAAAACTTTAGGCAATGATGTCGTTCCTCAAAAAAATGTAGAGTGCGAAAAGCCTAGTCAAATTGAGCTATGGCCATCATTAGCAGAATTTTTTGTTTATGACGATTTTTTGTACTACGTTCTTACTAACGACCAGCGAAGAAATGACAGCTACAAAGTGGCTATTAATCGGTTGGTCAAAGATAAAGTAGTCGTCGATATAGGAACAGGTAAAGACGCTATTTTAGCTAGATTTTGTGCAGAAGCCAATGCACGTAAAGTCTATGCAATTGAAATGAGCGAAAAGTTTTACAACTCAGCAAAAGCTTGTATAGAAAAACTTGGTTTATCAGACAAGATAACCCTAATTTTAGGAGATGCAACCAAAGTTAATTTACCTGAGTTAGCAGATGTTTGTGTTTCAGAAATAGTTGGATCTATTGGAGGAGTTGAAGGCGCGGCAGTAATTTTAAATAACGCCAGAAGACTTTTAAAAGAAGATGGAGTAATGATTCCGTCAAGAAGCGTTAATAAAATTGCCGGTGTTTCCTTACCTAATGAGTTTTTACAAAATCCACATTTTACAGAAATTCCAGCTTATTATACCCGTAAAATATTTGAGCAAGTTGGATACCCCTTTGACTTAAGGCTATGTCTGAGACATTTTTCTAAATCCAGTATTATCTCCACTAGCTCAATTTTTGAAGACCTAAATTTTGCAGGTATCGTCGAACCAGAATATAGTCATAAAGGCAATCTCACCATTTTAAAAGATTCGAGATTAGATGGTTTTGTAGTCTGGCTAAATCTACACACTATAGAGGGTGAAGTTATCGATGTACTAGAACATGAATATTGCTGGCTACCTGTATATCTTCCAGTCTTCTCTCCAGGGATTCAAGTATACGAAGGAGATAAAATTGAAATCATTTGTAGTAGTTGGCTTTGTGATAACAATCTAAACCCAGACTATCAAATAGAAGGCACGGTAATTAAAAAAACAGGAGAAGAAATTCCATTTAAATATCATTCTTATCATTATAAACAACTATTTAAACAAACGCCTTTCTATGAAAAAGTTTTTTCTCAATATGCTGTTGATTCTCAGATAAGCAATTCTATTGTAACAGCAGCACATTAA
- a CDS encoding non-ribosomal peptide synthetase yields the protein MSNNINKITIFEFLSLLNSLDIKVWIENDQLRYRAPKGAMSPAIKHELIERKKEILSCLQDARTENKLAFEPILPIDRDGDLHLSFSQQRLWFIHQLDKQNPAYNGNVQLRITGALNVAVLEQSFNEIIRRHEALRTIFPTVDGLAVQKIIPTLSISVPVLDIAGLEADEIQQIVTKEIHQPFDLSVAPLLRVILLRQEAESHLLVLTMHHIITDAWSMEVFFKELGFIYDAFIKKQPNPLPELAIQYADFATWQRQCFTQEVQQKQLEYWKQQLADAPPLLKLPTDYPRPAVQTFSGSTSRFQLEKDLTSQLVTLSQKSGVTLFMTLLAAYTVLLHRYSSQDDICIGSPFANRDRQELESLIGFFANTLVLRTNLAGNPSFHELIGRIREITMEAYTHQDLPFEMLVEALQPQRDLSHTPLFQVTFILQDTSTSPVELSGLTVTSLPIETTTTKFDLTLLIENTAAGLVSVWEYNTDLFDASTIERMAGHFQTLLAGIVTNPEEKILQLPLLTKVEQHQLLVEWNDTQIDYPLDKCIHQLFEQQVHLNPNAVAVVFENQQLTYQQLNCRANQLAHYLKSLGVKADVLVGICAERSLEMIVGLLGILKAGGAYVPLDPDYPQDRLSFMLEDAQVPVLLTQQQLLEKLPGHQGQVICLDTDWQSISVSSQNNPAITVQGTNLAYVIYTSGSTGKPKGAMNTHLGICNRLLWMQQAYQLTTVDCILQKTPFSFDVSVWEFFWPLITGTRLVLAKPGGHKDSAYLVNLIQEQQVTTLHFVPSMLRAFVEEESVKNCSSLKRVICSGEALPKELQESFFARLKCELHNLYGPTEAAIDVTYWQCFPDSNLRTVPIGRPIPNTQIYILDSHLQPVPVGVPGELHIGGVGLALGYLNRSDLTNEKFIPNPFSDRLHSRLYKTGDLARYLSDGNIEYLGRIDHQVKLRGFRIELGEIESTLTQHQAVGETIVIDREDDPGNKRLVAYIVPDQKYAFPILQLLRFQNKNLFDEGSLYKLPNGMMIAHLNKNETEFVYKELWEEQTYLKHGITINEGDCIFDVGANIGLFTLFVGQICKDVSIYAFEPIPPVFELLRRNAENYSLNVKLFNLGLSSETKSDTFTYYPQISVISGRFADAEQEREVVKSFLLKQQNIVENETEISSQAIDELLAERLQSQQFTCQLKTISDVMREHGVEKVDLLKIDVEKSEQDVLSGIQQEDWQKIKQIVVEVHNINGRLEEITALLKKHGYDLIIEQDALLEETVLYNIYARRPSINQYLLEEPDRELVSDRVKPTWIDVSLLLSEVRQFLQKKLPEYMIPSAFVLLESLPLTPNGKVDRKALPIPDSYNTNPEKYIAPRTPIEELLAQIWAQVLKVEQAGINDNFFELGGHSLLGTQVVSRIRSIFQVELPLRELFANTTLVQLAQVIEQLQQQDLDVSASPILARAKNADLPLSFAQQRLWFLDQLKPNSALYNIPIAVRLDGNLQVTALEQSLQEIITRHEALRTNFIIVDGQPTQVIREQRTEDREQKLFSIVDLTHLSATQQEITAQQLVQQQAIQTFDLASDALIRATLLVLNETEHILLVCMHHVVSDGWSMGVFVQELAALYNAYSLNQVSPLAPLPIQYADFAIWQRNWLQGDVLQSQLSYWEQQLKDAPALLALPTDRPRPAVQTFVGAHHEFALSQELSQKLVKLSQEQGCTMFMTLLAAFDTLIYRYTGQSDILVGTPIANRDRSEIEGLIGFFVNTLVMRSNLAGNPSFSELLDRVREMAMRAYTHQHLPFEMLVEALQPERDLGHTPLFQVIFMLQNATRQELELAGLTVSSLPVESKTAKVDLGLSMENTTQGLVGVWEYNTDLFDASTIERMTGHFVTLLEGIVANPQQQISQLPLLTQIEQQQLLVEWNNTQADYPQDKCIHQLFEEQVQRTPDAVAVVFENQQLTYQQLNYRANGLAHYLRSLGVKPDVLVGICVERSLEMVVGLLGILKAGGAYLPLDPEYPTERLRFMLEDAQVSVLLTQQRLIDRLPENQANLHFGLPRLRSAQVAQCKVCLDEVWEQIAQNNQDNPTSGVRAFNLANLIYTSGSTGKPKGVMVEHKGLCNLAQAMIQTFGVNSDSRVLQFASFSFDASIAEILKALGSGATLYLATKDSLLPGKPLIEQLRKHSITHITLPPSALAVMPLEELPALQTIIVGGEACSAELIKQWSAGRNLFNAYGPTEASVCATIAKCTDADEKVTIGKAIANTQIYILDEYLQPVPVGVPGELHIGGVGLARGYLNRPELTQEKFINNPFYNSKYSFGEASYKIQNSKLYKTGDLVRYLPDGNIEYLGRIDHQVKIRGFRIELGEIEAALSQHDRVQICCVVARVENSGEKGLVAYVGTQKDATLTTSELRQFLADKLPGYMLPSAFVILESLPLTPNGKVDRRALPNPDLHQKISDYVMPNTEIENIIAGIWQQALAIEKVGIYNNFFELGGHSLLLVRINQQLQEKIGMQLSIVDMFSYPTIHSFSQYLITKINQEETTKQNQNRTQAYSELKSLKNQRLQSRQQYRSQRKR from the coding sequence ATGAGTAACAATATTAATAAAATTACAATATTTGAATTTTTATCTTTACTAAACAGTTTAGATATCAAAGTTTGGATTGAAAATGACCAGCTTCGCTATCGCGCTCCGAAGGGAGCAATGTCCCCAGCTATCAAGCATGAGTTGATAGAGCGAAAAAAAGAAATACTTAGTTGTCTTCAAGATGCAAGAACTGAGAATAAATTAGCTTTTGAGCCTATTTTACCTATTGACCGAGATGGAGATTTACATTTATCTTTTAGTCAACAAAGGTTGTGGTTTATCCATCAATTAGATAAACAAAACCCTGCTTATAATGGCAATGTACAACTTCGGATTACTGGTGCGCTCAATGTAGCTGTATTAGAGCAGAGTTTTAATGAAATTATCCGTCGTCACGAAGCTTTACGGACTATTTTCCCAACAGTAGATGGATTGGCGGTACAGAAGATTATTCCTACTTTAAGTATCAGTGTCCCAGTATTAGATATAGCAGGATTAGAAGCAGATGAAATTCAACAAATAGTTACTAAAGAAATTCACCAACCTTTTGATTTAAGTGTCGCTCCTTTATTGCGAGTTATTCTACTTCGTCAAGAAGCAGAATCTCACTTATTAGTATTGACTATGCACCACATTATTACTGATGCCTGGTCAATGGAGGTATTTTTCAAAGAGTTAGGATTTATTTATGATGCTTTTATTAAAAAACAACCAAATCCCTTACCAGAGTTAGCGATACAATACGCTGATTTTGCTACTTGGCAACGTCAGTGTTTTACTCAAGAAGTTCAACAAAAGCAACTTGAATACTGGAAACAACAATTAGCTGATGCACCGCCCTTATTAAAGTTACCAACAGATTATCCGCGGCCAGCAGTCCAGACTTTTTCTGGTAGCACCAGCAGATTTCAACTCGAAAAAGATTTAACTTCTCAACTAGTAACCCTCAGCCAAAAGTCAGGTGTTACTTTATTTATGACCCTGCTGGCAGCTTATACGGTTTTACTGCATCGTTACAGCAGTCAAGATGATATTTGTATCGGTTCGCCATTCGCTAACCGCGATCGCCAGGAACTTGAATCACTCATCGGCTTTTTTGCTAACACTTTAGTTTTACGTACTAACTTGGCAGGCAACCCCAGTTTTCACGAATTAATAGGTCGCATTCGTGAAATAACAATGGAGGCATACACTCATCAAGATTTGCCATTTGAAATGTTGGTTGAAGCATTACAGCCACAAAGAGACCTCAGCCATACACCTCTATTTCAAGTAACATTTATTCTTCAGGATACTTCCACATCTCCAGTAGAGTTAAGTGGGTTAACTGTCACTTCATTGCCCATAGAAACTACAACTACTAAATTCGATTTAACTTTATTAATAGAAAATACTGCTGCTGGGCTGGTGAGTGTATGGGAATATAACACTGACTTATTTGATGCCAGCACAATTGAGCGCATGGCTGGGCATTTTCAAACATTGCTTGCAGGTATTGTCACTAACCCAGAGGAAAAGATTTTACAATTACCTTTGCTGACAAAAGTTGAGCAGCATCAATTATTGGTTGAATGGAACGATACTCAAATAGATTATCCACTAGATAAGTGTATCCATCAGTTGTTTGAGCAGCAGGTTCACCTTAATCCCAATGCAGTAGCAGTGGTGTTTGAAAATCAACAACTGACTTACCAACAATTGAATTGTCGTGCTAACCAGTTGGCGCATTACTTGAAATCACTGGGTGTGAAAGCCGATGTGCTGGTGGGTATTTGTGCAGAACGCTCATTGGAAATGATTGTGGGACTACTGGGTATTCTCAAGGCGGGTGGGGCATACGTGCCACTCGATCCAGATTATCCCCAAGACCGCTTGAGCTTTATGCTTGAAGATGCTCAAGTTCCCGTGCTGTTGACACAACAACAACTCCTGGAAAAGTTGCCTGGACATCAAGGGCAAGTTATATGCTTAGATACTGACTGGCAATCTATTTCTGTATCAAGTCAGAATAATCCAGCTATTACTGTCCAAGGGACTAACTTGGCTTATGTAATTTACACTTCCGGTTCGACTGGAAAGCCGAAAGGAGCAATGAACACCCACTTGGGGATTTGCAATCGTCTGTTATGGATGCAACAAGCTTATCAATTAACAACAGTAGATTGCATTTTACAGAAAACTCCTTTTAGCTTCGACGTTTCAGTTTGGGAATTCTTTTGGCCATTAATAACTGGAACGCGTTTAGTTTTGGCTAAACCAGGTGGACATAAAGATAGTGCTTACTTGGTCAACCTAATCCAGGAACAGCAAGTGACTACACTGCATTTTGTACCTTCTATGCTTCGGGCTTTCGTAGAAGAAGAAAGTGTAAAAAATTGCAGTAGCTTGAAACGAGTTATCTGTAGTGGGGAAGCTCTGCCAAAAGAACTCCAGGAAAGCTTTTTCGCTCGTTTGAAGTGCGAATTACACAATCTCTACGGGCCAACAGAAGCGGCAATTGATGTAACTTACTGGCAATGCTTTCCAGATAGTAATCTGAGAACGGTGCCCATTGGGCGACCTATACCCAACACGCAAATCTATATTTTAGACTCGCACTTACAACCTGTTCCCGTAGGTGTACCAGGAGAATTGCACATTGGTGGTGTGGGATTGGCACTAGGCTACCTCAACCGCTCCGACTTAACCAACGAGAAATTTATTCCTAACCCATTTAGCGATCGCCTTCATTCCCGGCTTTATAAAACTGGCGATCTTGCACGCTACTTAAGTGACGGTAATATTGAGTACCTGGGACGTATCGACCATCAAGTTAAGCTGCGGGGTTTCCGCATTGAGTTGGGAGAAATTGAGTCCACGCTAACACAACACCAGGCTGTAGGGGAAACTATTGTAATCGACCGAGAAGACGATCCTGGCAATAAGCGTCTGGTAGCTTATATTGTCCCTGACCAAAAATATGCTTTTCCAATTTTACAACTACTTCGTTTTCAAAATAAAAACCTCTTTGATGAAGGGTCACTCTATAAATTGCCGAATGGCATGATGATTGCCCATCTGAATAAAAACGAGACAGAATTTGTCTACAAAGAACTTTGGGAGGAACAGACTTATTTAAAACACGGCATCACTATCAATGAAGGGGATTGCATTTTTGATGTGGGTGCTAATATCGGTCTGTTCACACTCTTCGTAGGTCAAATATGTAAAGATGTTTCTATTTACGCATTTGAGCCAATTCCGCCGGTTTTTGAACTCCTACGCCGAAATGCTGAAAACTATAGCTTAAATGTAAAACTATTTAATCTTGGTCTTTCCAGCGAGACAAAGAGTGATACCTTTACATATTATCCTCAAATTTCCGTCATTTCCGGACGCTTTGCTGATGCCGAGCAAGAGCGAGAGGTAGTTAAATCCTTTTTACTCAAACAACAAAATATTGTAGAAAATGAGACAGAAATATCTAGTCAGGCAATTGATGAATTACTAGCAGAAAGATTGCAGAGTCAGCAATTCACTTGCCAGTTAAAAACAATTTCTGATGTGATGCGCGAGCATGGTGTTGAGAAAGTCGATTTGTTGAAAATCGACGTGGAGAAAAGTGAGCAAGATGTCCTGTCTGGCATTCAGCAAGAAGATTGGCAAAAGATTAAGCAGATAGTTGTAGAGGTTCATAATATCAATGGCAGGTTAGAGGAGATTACAGCCCTGCTAAAAAAACATGGATACGATCTAATTATTGAGCAGGATGCTCTACTAGAAGAGACTGTACTCTACAATATCTATGCCAGACGACCATCGATAAACCAGTACCTTTTAGAAGAACCCGATCGCGAGTTAGTCAGCGATCGCGTAAAACCGACCTGGATCGATGTGAGTTTATTACTCAGTGAGGTTCGCCAGTTTCTACAAAAGAAGCTACCAGAGTACATGATACCAAGTGCTTTTGTGCTGCTGGAATCCTTACCTCTGACTCCCAACGGCAAAGTAGATCGTAAAGCTTTGCCCATACCAGACTCATACAACACCAACCCAGAAAAATATATTGCCCCACGCACACCAATTGAAGAACTGTTGGCACAAATTTGGGCGCAAGTTCTCAAAGTAGAGCAAGCGGGTATTAATGATAACTTTTTTGAATTAGGGGGACACTCTCTACTCGGAACGCAAGTAGTTTCACGTATCCGCAGCATTTTCCAAGTAGAACTACCGTTGCGTGAGTTGTTTGCCAACACCACATTAGTCCAATTAGCACAAGTAATTGAACAGTTACAGCAACAAGATTTAGATGTTTCGGCATCGCCCATCTTAGCAAGAGCCAAAAATGCAGACTTACCACTGTCTTTTGCTCAACAACGTTTGTGGTTTTTAGACCAATTAAAGCCGAACAGTGCTTTATACAATATCCCAATAGCTGTGCGTCTAGACGGAAATCTTCAGGTTACAGCCTTAGAGCAAAGCTTACAAGAAATAATTACTCGTCACGAAGCATTACGGACTAACTTCATCATCGTCGATGGACAACCAACACAAGTTATTAGGGAACAGAGGACAGAAGACAGGGAACAGAAATTATTTTCAATTGTTGATTTAACGCATTTATCCGCAACTCAACAAGAAATAACCGCACAACAATTAGTTCAACAACAAGCAATTCAAACTTTCGACTTAGCCAGTGATGCATTAATCAGAGCGACATTACTAGTGCTGAATGAAACAGAACACATCTTGTTAGTGTGTATGCACCATGTTGTCTCTGATGGTTGGTCAATGGGTGTGTTTGTGCAAGAACTAGCAGCACTATACAACGCTTATTCTTTAAATCAGGTGTCACCTTTAGCACCATTGCCAATTCAATACGCAGATTTCGCTATTTGGCAAAGAAACTGGTTGCAAGGGGATGTACTGCAAAGCCAATTGAGTTACTGGGAACAACAGTTAAAAGATGCACCCGCTTTATTAGCGTTACCCACAGATAGACCAAGACCTGCGGTGCAGACATTCGTGGGCGCACATCATGAGTTTGCACTTTCGCAGGAGTTGAGCCAGAAATTAGTTAAGCTGAGTCAGGAGCAAGGTTGTACTATGTTTATGACGCTGTTGGCAGCGTTTGATACGTTAATCTACCGTTACACTGGACAGTCAGACATTTTGGTAGGGACACCAATTGCCAACCGCGATCGCTCGGAGATAGAAGGGTTAATTGGCTTTTTTGTCAATACATTAGTGATGCGAAGCAATTTAGCAGGTAATCCCAGTTTTAGCGAATTGCTAGACCGTGTGCGAGAGATGGCAATGCGGGCATATACTCATCAGCATTTGCCTTTTGAAATGCTGGTAGAAGCGTTGCAGCCAGAACGAGATTTGGGACATACACCACTGTTCCAAGTAATATTTATGCTACAGAATGCAACCAGACAAGAATTAGAGCTTGCTGGGTTAACTGTTAGCTCATTGCCAGTAGAAAGTAAAACTGCAAAGGTTGATTTGGGTTTGTCAATGGAAAACACAACCCAAGGACTGGTGGGTGTGTGGGAATACAATACTGACTTGTTTGATGCTTCTACCATTGAGCGAATGACTGGTCATTTTGTGACATTACTCGAAGGTATTGTTGCTAACCCACAGCAGCAAATTTCGCAATTACCTCTGTTGACACAAATTGAGCAACAGCAGTTACTCGTTGAATGGAACAATACTCAAGCGGATTATCCCCAAGATAAGTGTATCCATCAGTTGTTTGAAGAGCAGGTACAGCGTACTCCAGATGCAGTAGCAGTGGTGTTTGAAAATCAACAACTGACTTACCAGCAATTAAATTATCGTGCTAATGGGTTAGCTCATTACTTGCGCTCATTGGGTGTAAAACCAGATGTGCTGGTGGGTATTTGTGTAGAACGTTCATTAGAAATGGTAGTGGGACTTTTGGGTATTCTCAAGGCAGGTGGAGCATACCTACCACTTGACCCAGAGTATCCGACTGAGCGTTTGCGCTTTATGTTAGAAGATGCTCAAGTTTCGGTGCTACTGACTCAACAGCGACTTATTGACAGACTACCTGAAAATCAAGCAAATCTTCACTTCGGCTTACCTCGGCTTCGCTCGGCACAAGTCGCTCAGTGTAAAGTTTGTTTGGATGAAGTATGGGAACAAATTGCCCAAAACAATCAAGATAATCCCACGAGTGGAGTTAGAGCCTTTAATTTAGCTAACTTGATTTACACTTCCGGTTCAACAGGTAAACCTAAAGGTGTCATGGTTGAGCATAAAGGACTATGCAACCTAGCTCAAGCTATGATTCAGACTTTTGGCGTAAACTCTGATAGTCGCGTTCTTCAGTTTGCATCCTTCAGTTTTGATGCTTCCATCGCAGAAATCTTAAAGGCTCTGGGGTCGGGTGCAACGCTTTATCTGGCAACAAAAGACTCTCTACTGCCAGGAAAGCCATTAATTGAGCAATTACGCAAACATAGCATTACTCATATCACCCTACCACCATCGGCCTTAGCAGTTATGCCTCTGGAGGAACTTCCGGCATTGCAGACGATAATTGTAGGTGGAGAAGCTTGTTCTGCTGAATTAATCAAGCAATGGTCTGCTGGCAGAAACTTGTTCAACGCTTACGGGCCGACAGAAGCTAGTGTCTGTGCTACGATCGCAAAATGCACTGATGCAGATGAGAAAGTCACTATTGGAAAAGCGATCGCTAATACACAAATCTATATCTTAGATGAGTATTTGCAACCCGTACCTGTGGGTGTACCAGGAGAATTGCACATTGGTGGTGTGGGATTAGCGCGAGGTTATCTCAACCGTCCAGAGTTGACACAAGAAAAATTTATTAATAACCCCTTTTACAATTCAAAATACTCCTTCGGAGAAGCAAGCTACAAAATTCAAAATTCAAAATTATATAAAACAGGTGATTTAGTGCGTTATTTACCAGATGGTAATATCGAATATTTAGGACGCATCGATCATCAAGTCAAAATTCGCGGCTTCCGCATTGAATTAGGAGAAATTGAAGCCGCACTCAGCCAACACGATCGCGTGCAGATATGTTGTGTTGTTGCTCGTGTAGAAAATTCTGGTGAGAAAGGCTTGGTTGCTTACGTCGGTACGCAAAAAGATGCAACACTCACAACCAGCGAACTACGTCAGTTTCTTGCTGATAAATTGCCTGGATATATGTTACCCAGTGCTTTTGTAATTCTTGAATCTTTACCTTTAACACCTAATGGCAAGGTAGACCGTCGTGCTTTACCAAACCCAGATTTACATCAGAAAATATCAGATTATGTCATGCCAAATACAGAGATAGAAAATATCATTGCTGGTATTTGGCAACAGGCATTAGCAATAGAAAAGGTAGGAATTTACAATAATTTCTTTGAACTAGGAGGTCATTCTTTATTACTGGTACGCATTAATCAGCAGTTGCAAGAAAAAATTGGTATGCAACTATCAATAGTTGATATGTTTAGTTATCCAACTATCCATAGTTTTAGCCAATATTTGATTACTAAAATTAACCAAGAAGAAACAACCAAGCAAAATCAAAACCGTACACAAGCTTATAGCGAATTGAAATCATTAAAAAATCAAAGATTACAGTCAAGACAACAATATCGTTCTCAGAGAAAAAGGTAA